The Anolis carolinensis isolate JA03-04 chromosome 1, rAnoCar3.1.pri, whole genome shotgun sequence genome window below encodes:
- the id2 gene encoding DNA-binding protein inhibitor ID-2 gives MKAFSPVRPARKSSSSGGGSASEPSLGISRSKAPADDPMSLLYNMNDCYSKLKELVPSIPQNKKVSKMEILQHVIDYILDLQIALDTHPAIVGLHHPRPASRTPLTALNTDISILSLQAAEFPSELMSNDSKALCG, from the exons atgaaagccttcagcccCGTACGGCCGGCGCGgaagagcagcagcagcggcggcggcagcgCCTCGGAGCCCAGCTTGGGCATCTCCCGCAGCAAGGCGCCGGCTGACGACCCCATGAGCCTGCTCTACAACATGAACGACTGCTACTCCAAGCTGAAGGAGCTGGTGCCCAGCATCCCGCAGAACAAGAAGGTCAGCAAGATGGAAATCCTGCAGCACGTCATCGACTACATCCTGGACCTCCAGATCGCCCTGGACACGCACCCGGCCATCGTGGGCCTCCACCACCCCAGGCCCGCCTCCAGGACCCCGCTCACCGCCCTCAACACCGACATCAGCATCCTCTCCCTACAG GCAGCTGAATTCCCCTCAGAGTTAATGTCAAATGACAGCAAAGCACTTTGTGGCTAG